In Pseudomonas lalkuanensis, the following are encoded in one genomic region:
- a CDS encoding cyclic peptide export ABC transporter: MTTRSPGALGELLKLLKPYWPVVLVSTLLGMVGGLSVTALLATINEGLHAEGGLSNALVLAFAGFCVLALASSIMSDIGSNFVGQHIIARLRKELGAKVLSAPIQQIERYRTHRLIPVLTHDVDTISDFAFSFAPLAISLTVTLGCLGYLAVLSLPMFLITLLAIAVGSLIQYAAQARAFQGFNDAREAEDLLQKHYRGIAEGAKELRIHRPRRLRMHEENIQGTAERICNLQIGSINTYVIAKSLGSMLFFVVIAIALLVQSFWPAADKAVISGFVLILLYMKGPLEHLIGVLPLVGRAQVAFRRIAELNRQFSSPETQLLEAGDDDQPRNVRSLELRDLRYAYPPAEGAAPFLLGPVNLALKPGDILFIVGENGCGKTTLIKLLLGLYAPTEGEILLDGQAVDAASRDDYRQLFTTVFADYYLFDDLIQGTGGIPADAGRYLERLEIAHKVQVQDSTFSTTDLSTGQRKRLALVNAWIEERPVLVFDEWAADQDPTFRRIFYTELLPELKALGKTIIVISHDDRYFDVADHLLRLEGGKVVSEKLETEPA; this comes from the coding sequence ATGACCACCCGTTCCCCCGGCGCCCTCGGCGAACTGCTCAAGCTGCTCAAGCCCTACTGGCCCGTCGTGCTGGTTTCCACCCTGCTGGGCATGGTCGGCGGCCTGTCGGTCACCGCCCTGCTGGCCACCATCAACGAGGGCCTGCATGCCGAAGGCGGCCTGAGCAATGCGCTGGTACTGGCCTTCGCCGGCTTCTGCGTACTGGCCCTGGCCAGCTCGATCATGTCCGACATCGGCAGCAACTTCGTCGGCCAGCACATCATCGCGAGATTGCGCAAGGAACTGGGTGCCAAGGTGCTGTCGGCGCCTATCCAGCAGATCGAGCGCTACCGCACCCACCGCCTGATCCCGGTGCTGACCCACGACGTCGATACCATCAGCGACTTCGCCTTCTCCTTCGCCCCGCTGGCCATCTCGCTCACCGTCACCCTCGGTTGCCTGGGCTACCTGGCCGTGCTGTCGCTGCCGATGTTCCTCATCACCCTGCTGGCCATCGCCGTCGGCTCGCTGATCCAGTACGCCGCCCAGGCCCGCGCCTTCCAGGGCTTCAACGACGCCCGCGAGGCCGAGGACCTGCTGCAGAAGCACTATCGCGGCATCGCCGAGGGCGCCAAGGAACTGCGCATCCATCGCCCGCGCCGCCTGCGCATGCACGAAGAGAATATTCAGGGCACCGCCGAACGCATCTGCAACCTGCAGATCGGCTCGATCAACACCTATGTGATCGCCAAGAGCCTGGGCTCGATGCTGTTCTTCGTGGTCATCGCCATCGCCCTGCTGGTGCAGTCCTTCTGGCCGGCAGCGGACAAGGCGGTGATCAGCGGCTTCGTGCTGATCCTGCTGTACATGAAAGGCCCGCTGGAACACCTGATCGGCGTGCTGCCGCTGGTGGGCCGCGCCCAGGTCGCCTTCCGCCGCATCGCCGAGCTGAACCGCCAGTTCTCATCTCCCGAGACGCAATTACTGGAAGCCGGCGATGACGACCAGCCACGCAACGTGCGCAGCCTGGAACTGCGTGACCTGCGCTATGCCTACCCGCCGGCGGAAGGTGCCGCGCCCTTCCTGCTCGGACCGGTGAACCTGGCGCTGAAGCCGGGCGACATCCTCTTCATCGTCGGCGAGAACGGCTGCGGCAAGACCACCCTGATCAAGCTGCTGCTGGGCCTCTATGCGCCAACAGAGGGGGAGATCCTGCTGGACGGCCAAGCAGTGGACGCCGCCAGCCGCGACGACTACCGCCAGCTGTTCACCACAGTCTTCGCCGACTACTACCTGTTCGACGACCTGATCCAGGGCACCGGCGGCATCCCGGCCGATGCCGGCCGCTACCTGGAACGCCTGGAGATCGCCCACAAGGTCCAGGTGCAGGACAGCACCTTCAGCACCACCGACCTCTCCACCGGCCAGCGCAAGCGCCTGGCCCTGGTCAACGCCTGGATCGAGGAACGCCCGGTGCTGGTGTTCGACGAATGGGCCGCCGACCAGGACCCGACCTTCCGCCGCATCTTCTATACCGAGCTGCTGCCCGAGCTGAAGGCGCTGGGCAAGACCATCATCGTGATCTCCCATGACGACCGGTATTTCGATGTGGCCGATCATCTGCTGCGGTTGGAGGGTGGGAAGGTGGTGAGTGAAAAGCTGGAAACCGAGCCGGCCTGA
- a CDS encoding dipeptidase, protein MLRSRKLLLTGIALFVPALAAGLFFGQKHLLEEGPAYPPKVMKHANELQERILSFDSHINVPIDYGTPGFEADKDSGTQFDLPKAARGRLSGAALTVFAWPELWNGPNAPHHPTPAFLPEAQKEQETRYRIITGIARDFPNQAAIAYTPEDFKRLAGEGKFAIVISMLNAYPLGNDINRLDHWAARGMRIFGFSYVANNDWADSSRPMPFYNDTPDALGGLSDIGRQAVGRLNELGVVIDVSQMSRKAVEEVTRLTRAPVIASHSAVRGLVDIDRNLSDQELKAIKDTGGVVQVVAFPTYLKPLTQKTRERLNELRAQHGLQPLENLNQALMPADPVIAIWPEQKFGEYAGALYGILEEEPKATLRDYVDAIDYTVKKVGIDHVGISSDFNDGGGVIGWDNAGEARNLTAELITRGYSDQDIAKLWGGNFLRVWGEVQRLGTVATHP, encoded by the coding sequence ATGCTCCGCTCCAGAAAACTCCTGCTGACCGGCATCGCCCTGTTCGTCCCGGCCCTGGCCGCGGGCCTGTTCTTCGGCCAGAAGCACCTGCTGGAAGAAGGCCCCGCCTACCCGCCCAAAGTGATGAAGCACGCCAACGAGCTGCAGGAGCGCATCCTCTCCTTCGACAGCCATATCAATGTGCCCATCGACTACGGCACCCCGGGTTTCGAGGCTGACAAGGACAGCGGCACCCAGTTCGACCTGCCCAAGGCCGCCCGTGGCCGCCTTTCCGGCGCAGCGCTGACAGTGTTCGCCTGGCCGGAACTGTGGAACGGCCCCAATGCGCCGCACCACCCCACTCCGGCCTTCCTGCCCGAGGCGCAGAAGGAGCAGGAGACCCGCTACCGCATCATCACCGGCATCGCCCGCGACTTCCCCAACCAGGCCGCCATCGCCTACACGCCCGAAGACTTCAAGCGCCTGGCCGGCGAAGGCAAGTTCGCCATCGTCATCAGCATGCTCAACGCCTACCCGCTGGGTAACGACATCAACCGCCTGGACCACTGGGCCGCGCGCGGTATGCGCATCTTCGGTTTCAGCTACGTGGCCAACAACGACTGGGCCGACTCCTCGCGCCCGATGCCCTTCTACAACGACACCCCGGATGCCCTCGGCGGCCTTTCCGATATCGGCCGCCAGGCCGTGGGCCGGCTGAACGAGCTGGGCGTGGTGATCGACGTGTCGCAGATGTCGCGCAAGGCGGTGGAAGAAGTCACCCGCCTCACCCGCGCCCCGGTCATTGCCTCCCACTCCGCCGTGCGCGGCCTGGTGGACATCGACCGCAACCTCAGCGACCAGGAGCTGAAGGCTATCAAGGACACCGGCGGCGTGGTCCAGGTGGTCGCCTTCCCCACCTACCTCAAGCCCCTGACCCAGAAGACCCGCGAGCGCCTGAATGAACTGCGCGCCCAGCACGGCCTGCAACCCCTGGAGAACCTCAACCAGGCGCTGATGCCCGCCGACCCGGTAATCGCCATCTGGCCGGAACAGAAGTTCGGCGAATACGCCGGCGCCCTCTACGGCATCCTCGAAGAAGAACCCAAGGCCACCCTCAGGGACTACGTCGACGCCATCGACTACACGGTGAAAAAGGTCGGCATCGACCACGTCGGCATCAGCTCCGACTTCAACGACGGCGGCGGCGTGATCGGCTGGGACAACGCTGGCGAAGCCCGCAACCTCACCGCCGAGCTGATCACCCGCGGTTACTCCGACCAGGACATCGCCAAGCTCTGGGGCGGCAACTTCCTGCGTGTCTGGGGCGAGGTGCAACGCCTGGGCACAGTCGCCACCCATCCCTGA
- the pvdO gene encoding dihydropyoverdine dehydrogenase gives MRAITPLLAGLLAIATSGAQAKAEPGQVFKDCKHCPEMVVLPAGSFSMGTPDSEVGRQPDEGPLHTVTFAKPFAISRFQVTAAEWDIYLRATRVKIADGDTRPGRECIASKPRYEQGPRQPAVCMSYPDVQAYVAWLSKRTGKHYRMVSEAEREYGSRAGSEGPFPFPFDEGQPYSIARHANVYGAADGYNYTSPAGSFEPNAFGLYDMHGNVYEWVADCWHDSYNGAPSDGSAWMDEKCELVQIRGNDWGEPPIFSRSGNRNNAYPTDRGDWIGFRVAREL, from the coding sequence ATGCGCGCTATCACCCCGCTCCTCGCCGGCCTGTTGGCTATCGCCACCAGCGGCGCCCAGGCCAAGGCCGAGCCCGGCCAGGTGTTCAAGGACTGCAAGCACTGCCCCGAGATGGTGGTACTGCCGGCCGGCAGCTTCTCCATGGGCACCCCGGACAGCGAAGTCGGCCGCCAGCCCGACGAAGGCCCGCTGCACACCGTGACCTTCGCCAAACCCTTCGCCATCAGCCGCTTCCAGGTGACGGCGGCGGAATGGGACATCTACCTCAGGGCCACCCGGGTGAAGATCGCCGATGGCGACACCCGCCCCGGCCGCGAATGCATCGCCAGCAAACCGCGCTACGAGCAGGGCCCGCGCCAGCCGGCAGTGTGCATGAGCTACCCCGATGTGCAGGCCTACGTCGCCTGGCTGTCGAAACGGACCGGCAAGCACTACCGGATGGTCAGCGAGGCCGAACGCGAATACGGCTCCCGCGCCGGCAGCGAAGGCCCGTTCCCCTTCCCTTTCGATGAAGGCCAGCCCTACAGCATCGCCAGGCACGCCAACGTCTATGGCGCGGCGGACGGCTACAACTACACCTCCCCGGCGGGCAGCTTCGAGCCCAATGCCTTCGGCCTCTACGACATGCACGGCAACGTCTACGAATGGGTCGCCGACTGCTGGCACGACAGCTACAACGGCGCCCCCAGCGACGGCAGCGCCTGGATGGACGAGAAGTGCGAGCTGGTGCAGATCCGCGGCAACGACTGGGGCGAGCCGCCGATCTTCTCCCGCTCCGGCAACCGCAATAACGCCTACCCCACCGACCGGGGGGACTGGATCGGTTTCCGCGTGGCGCGGGAGCTGTAA
- a CDS encoding efflux transporter outer membrane subunit — translation MKPRPTLFSLCILLAACGSPLEKPTSSIAPPAAWQGPDDDGAVTVSAHWWRSFGSAELSGLIEQARLANQDLAAALARVRQAEASARIAGAALLPSLNANLDANRETLMSGDGYSGIDASSEEKRFDSFSAVLNASYEVDFWGASAAGRDAALQRLRASEADRATLELTISAGVASTYIQALALRQQLLIARQNLANAEQVLELVQSRHSAGAATQLELAQQRSLVAAQKRQLPLLAQQQREAEIVLAVLLGQPAQDLKLTGRLEELANPGIDAGLPSDLLTRRPDIASAEAQLVAADGDLKVARAAMLPKLTLTASLGSGADRFHDAMRNPYYNLAAGIAAPIFSGGRLTAERDRARARQEELLGSYNTAILNALADVEKALSSADGLDRQRRWQGEAVEHARIAFELAETRYEAGAETLLNVLETQRTLFQAQDQQVQLQLARLQASVSLYRALGGGWRPQQPL, via the coding sequence ATGAAGCCACGCCCGACCCTGTTCTCGCTCTGCATCCTCCTGGCCGCCTGCGGCTCGCCCCTGGAAAAGCCAACCAGCAGCATCGCCCCGCCGGCCGCCTGGCAAGGCCCGGACGATGACGGCGCCGTCACCGTCAGCGCCCATTGGTGGCGCAGCTTCGGCAGCGCGGAACTCAGCGGCCTGATCGAACAGGCCCGACTCGCCAACCAGGACCTTGCCGCCGCACTGGCCCGGGTGCGCCAGGCCGAAGCCTCGGCGCGCATCGCCGGTGCCGCGCTGCTGCCAAGCCTGAACGCCAACCTCGATGCCAACCGCGAGACCCTGATGAGCGGCGACGGCTACAGCGGCATCGACGCCAGCAGCGAAGAAAAGCGCTTCGACTCGTTCAGCGCCGTGCTCAATGCCAGTTACGAAGTGGACTTCTGGGGCGCCAGCGCCGCCGGCCGCGACGCCGCCCTGCAACGCCTGCGCGCCAGCGAGGCGGACCGCGCCACCCTGGAACTGACCATCAGCGCCGGCGTGGCCAGCACCTACATCCAGGCCCTGGCGCTCCGGCAACAGTTGCTGATCGCCCGGCAGAACCTGGCCAATGCCGAGCAGGTACTGGAGCTGGTGCAGTCACGCCACAGCGCCGGCGCCGCCACCCAACTGGAACTGGCGCAGCAGCGCAGCCTGGTCGCCGCGCAGAAACGCCAGCTCCCGCTGCTGGCGCAACAGCAGCGTGAAGCCGAAATCGTCCTGGCGGTGCTGCTCGGCCAGCCGGCGCAAGACCTGAAACTGACCGGCCGGCTGGAAGAATTGGCCAATCCGGGCATCGACGCCGGCCTGCCCAGTGACCTGCTCACCCGCCGCCCCGATATCGCCAGTGCCGAAGCGCAGCTGGTGGCCGCCGATGGCGACCTCAAGGTGGCCCGCGCGGCCATGCTGCCCAAGCTGACCCTCACCGCCAGCCTCGGCAGCGGCGCCGACCGCTTCCATGACGCCATGCGCAATCCCTACTACAACCTGGCCGCCGGCATCGCCGCCCCCATCTTCAGCGGCGGCCGCCTGACCGCCGAGCGCGACCGTGCCAGGGCCCGCCAGGAGGAATTGCTGGGCAGCTACAACACCGCCATCCTCAACGCCCTGGCCGACGTGGAAAAAGCCCTCAGCAGCGCCGACGGCCTCGACCGGCAACGCCGCTGGCAAGGGGAAGCAGTCGAGCACGCACGCATCGCCTTCGAGCTGGCGGAAACCCGCTACGAGGCCGGTGCGGAAACCCTGCTCAACGTGCTGGAAACCCAGCGCACCCTGTTCCAAGCCCAGGACCAGCAGGTCCAGCTGCAACTGGCGCGGTTGCAGGCGTCGGTGAGTCTGTACCGGGCGCTTGGTGGCGGCTGGCGCCCACAGCAGCCTTTGTAG
- the pvdP gene encoding pyoverdine maturation tyrosinase PvdP: protein MRFTRRRFMAGVAASTAVVVPTAIHAWYQDRERKEAAKLTPDEASLTLPETSETRLGNRLRGSWRFSLVDAGLPGLQGECELLLDVAAAGRSIRGVLRGSDGKVFQVLGDLSSSQQARVRWRLAEAGSPAAYECTALLDEVWGTWLSDGSSASLSGSLGWLDEPARAPLRFLGLKQAFPEARERIPLQPQTLAWLVSPGHRLFHQLWHASRDKWDDLAEAKRDALRGLGWQPGPVGRERDARGKAKHRNGSGVDFLFMHRHMLMTARRLQPLPSWTSLPLPRQYIGYGLEDFAAKTVNQDGYAVPPAWESPEDEAFNKWLLDIKSNEAFHANFQMWEAQYQDPEYLAKLKLGEFGSQLELGMHDWLHMRWAAVTRDPSNGMPVIFDRDPVDFSPRWFRAENDYLGDPFSSHVNPVFWSFHGWIDDRLEDWFRAHERAHPGQVVRREVNGVPWFAPGKWVEVDEPWLGPTTHGCGQWLQDAQMTRVETDLETMKLALRVAFSADQDVPDLLERAPRRPFYARSMGRTV, encoded by the coding sequence ATGCGCTTCACCAGACGACGCTTCATGGCGGGAGTGGCAGCCTCCACCGCAGTGGTCGTGCCCACTGCCATCCACGCCTGGTACCAGGACCGCGAGCGCAAGGAGGCGGCGAAGCTGACGCCGGACGAAGCCAGCCTGACCTTGCCGGAAACCAGCGAAACCCGCCTGGGCAATCGCCTGCGCGGCAGCTGGCGTTTCAGCCTCGTGGATGCCGGGTTGCCGGGCCTGCAAGGCGAGTGCGAGCTGCTGCTGGATGTGGCCGCTGCCGGCCGTTCCATTCGTGGCGTCCTGCGCGGCTCCGATGGCAAGGTCTTCCAGGTGCTGGGGGACCTCTCTAGCAGCCAGCAGGCCCGCGTGCGCTGGCGCCTGGCCGAGGCCGGCAGCCCTGCGGCCTATGAATGCACGGCGTTGCTGGATGAAGTCTGGGGGACCTGGCTGAGCGACGGCAGCAGTGCTTCGCTCAGCGGTAGCCTGGGCTGGCTGGACGAACCGGCGCGCGCGCCGCTGAGGTTCCTCGGGCTGAAGCAGGCCTTCCCTGAGGCCCGTGAACGCATACCGCTCCAGCCGCAGACGCTGGCCTGGCTGGTATCGCCGGGGCATCGCCTGTTCCACCAGCTCTGGCATGCCTCGCGGGACAAGTGGGATGACCTGGCCGAAGCCAAGCGCGACGCCCTGCGCGGCCTCGGCTGGCAGCCGGGCCCGGTGGGGCGGGAGCGCGATGCCCGTGGCAAGGCCAAGCACCGCAATGGCTCGGGGGTGGATTTCCTCTTCATGCACCGGCACATGCTGATGACCGCTCGCCGGCTGCAGCCGCTGCCGTCCTGGACCAGCCTGCCGTTGCCACGCCAGTACATCGGCTACGGCCTGGAGGACTTCGCCGCCAAGACGGTGAACCAGGACGGCTACGCCGTGCCGCCGGCCTGGGAGTCGCCGGAGGACGAGGCATTCAACAAATGGCTGCTGGACATCAAGAGCAACGAGGCCTTCCACGCCAACTTCCAGATGTGGGAAGCGCAATACCAGGACCCTGAGTACCTGGCGAAACTGAAGCTCGGCGAGTTCGGCTCGCAGCTCGAACTGGGCATGCACGACTGGCTGCACATGCGCTGGGCAGCGGTGACCCGCGATCCGTCCAATGGCATGCCGGTGATCTTCGACCGGGACCCGGTGGACTTCTCGCCGCGCTGGTTCCGTGCGGAGAACGACTACCTGGGCGATCCCTTCTCGTCCCATGTGAACCCGGTGTTCTGGTCGTTCCACGGCTGGATCGATGACCGCCTGGAAGACTGGTTCCGCGCCCACGAACGCGCCCATCCGGGCCAGGTGGTGCGCCGCGAGGTGAACGGCGTGCCCTGGTTCGCGCCGGGCAAGTGGGTGGAGGTGGACGAGCCCTGGCTCGGCCCGACCACCCATGGCTGCGGCCAGTGGCTGCAGGATGCGCAGATGACCAGGGTGGAGACCGATCTCGAAACCATGAAGCTGGCGCTGCGCGTTGCCTTCAGTGCGGATCAGGATGTGCCTGACCTGCTCGAGCGCGCACCGCGAAGGCCGTTCTATGCGCGGAGCATGGGAAGGACGGTGTAG
- a CDS encoding PepSY-associated TM helix domain-containing protein: protein MRSFATLLHRWAGLATAAFLFITGLTGAIISWDHELDDLLNPHLTQVSSQGPALDPLELARQVEARDPRAVVTYVPLAPEPGESLELGVTGRVDPATGKLFELGYNQVFVDPVTGTELGKRDWGAVWPVTSENLVSFLYVLHYSLHIPEFWGIDHWGLWLLGIVAIVWTLDCFVGFYLTLPARRRQAAAKAGRAAGGASWWQRWKPAWKVRWNGGSYKLNFDLHRAFSLWTWILLLVLAFTAFSLNLYREVFFPMMQMVTEVTPGPFDKRAETPENQPIEPRLGFAEAIATARAEAARRGWEEPVGSVFYARNYGIYGVSFYHPGGDHGDAGVGPAALYFDGQDGSLLGDSQPWKGTAGDIFVQAQLPLHSGRILGLPGRILVSAMGVVIAMLSVTGVIIWWRKRAARERSLQNKAQRQASAEDGEILPSR from the coding sequence ATGCGCTCCTTCGCCACCCTCCTCCATCGCTGGGCCGGCCTCGCCACAGCCGCCTTCCTGTTCATCACCGGCCTGACCGGCGCGATCATTTCCTGGGACCACGAGCTGGATGACCTGCTCAACCCACACCTGACGCAGGTCAGCAGCCAGGGCCCGGCCCTCGACCCGCTGGAGCTGGCGCGCCAGGTGGAAGCCCGCGATCCGCGCGCGGTGGTCACCTACGTGCCGCTCGCGCCGGAGCCGGGAGAATCCCTGGAGCTGGGGGTGACGGGCCGGGTCGATCCGGCCACCGGCAAGCTCTTCGAACTGGGCTACAACCAGGTCTTCGTCGACCCGGTCACCGGTACCGAGCTGGGCAAGCGCGACTGGGGCGCGGTCTGGCCGGTGACCAGCGAGAACCTGGTGTCCTTCCTCTACGTGCTGCACTACAGCCTGCACATTCCCGAGTTCTGGGGCATCGACCACTGGGGCCTGTGGCTGCTGGGCATCGTCGCCATCGTCTGGACCCTGGACTGCTTCGTCGGCTTCTACCTGACCCTTCCCGCCCGCCGTCGCCAGGCAGCGGCCAAGGCCGGCAGGGCGGCCGGTGGCGCGTCCTGGTGGCAGCGCTGGAAACCGGCGTGGAAAGTGCGCTGGAACGGCGGCTCCTACAAGCTCAACTTCGACCTGCATCGCGCCTTCAGCCTCTGGACCTGGATCCTGCTGCTGGTCCTGGCCTTCACTGCCTTCTCCCTGAACCTGTACCGGGAAGTCTTCTTCCCGATGATGCAGATGGTCACCGAGGTCACCCCCGGCCCCTTCGACAAGCGCGCGGAAACCCCGGAGAACCAACCCATCGAGCCGCGCCTGGGGTTCGCCGAGGCCATCGCCACCGCCAGGGCCGAAGCCGCCCGTCGTGGTTGGGAGGAGCCAGTGGGCAGCGTGTTCTATGCCCGCAACTACGGCATCTACGGCGTCAGCTTCTATCACCCGGGCGGCGACCATGGCGACGCCGGTGTGGGCCCGGCGGCGCTCTACTTCGACGGCCAGGACGGCAGCCTGCTGGGCGACAGCCAGCCCTGGAAGGGCACCGCCGGCGACATCTTCGTGCAAGCCCAGTTGCCCCTGCATTCGGGGCGCATCCTCGGCCTGCCGGGACGCATCCTGGTCTCCGCCATGGGTGTGGTGATCGCCATGCTTTCGGTCACCGGCGTGATCATCTGGTGGCGCAAGCGCGCTGCCCGCGAACGTTCCCTGCAGAACAAGGCGCAACGCCAGGCAAGTGCCGAAGACGGCGAAATCCTGCCCTCCCGCTGA
- the pvdN gene encoding pyoverdine-tailoring periplasmic protein PvdN — MTDRRTFLKQAGLFTASLPLLSAVERAAAAVPAATGDKWNDLRALFDLDPNYLHFSNFLLASHPRPVRDAIVRLRERFDENPGEVMDWHREEVWKHENDVRDQVGRYFGVKPGQVALIGSTTEGLATVYGGVQVRPDQEILTTVHEHYSAYTTLELRQRRAGTQVRNITLFKDPQTISRDEVLGNIARAIRPETRVLGMTWVQSGSGVKLPAGEIGELVHEANRNRDEADRIIYVVDGVHGFGVEDATFADLDCDFFIAGTHKWMFGPRGTGIIVARSEQPKGIIPTVPTFTQGENFGTLFTPGGYHAFEHRLALGEAFKLHLQLGKADVQARIHQLNGYLKQRLLEHPKVRLVTPASPEFSAGFTFFRVQGRDCDSVAAHLMKHRVIADAVARDVGAVVRLAPSLLNNEAEIDQVMTILAPQLS; from the coding sequence ATGACCGATCGCCGTACCTTCCTGAAGCAGGCCGGCCTGTTCACCGCCAGCCTGCCGCTGCTCTCCGCCGTCGAACGTGCCGCGGCCGCCGTGCCCGCCGCCACCGGCGACAAGTGGAACGACCTGCGCGCGCTGTTCGACCTGGACCCGAACTACCTGCACTTCTCCAATTTCCTCCTGGCCTCGCACCCGCGCCCGGTGCGCGACGCCATCGTGCGCCTGCGCGAGCGCTTCGACGAGAACCCCGGCGAAGTGATGGACTGGCACCGCGAAGAAGTCTGGAAACATGAAAATGACGTGCGCGACCAAGTCGGCCGCTACTTCGGCGTAAAACCTGGCCAGGTCGCGCTGATCGGCAGCACCACCGAGGGCCTGGCCACGGTCTACGGGGGCGTGCAGGTGCGCCCGGACCAGGAAATCCTCACCACCGTCCACGAGCACTACTCTGCCTATACCACCCTGGAATTGCGCCAGCGACGCGCCGGCACCCAGGTGCGCAACATCACCCTGTTCAAGGACCCGCAGACGATTTCCCGCGATGAGGTGCTGGGCAACATCGCCCGCGCCATTCGCCCGGAAACCCGCGTACTGGGCATGACCTGGGTGCAGTCGGGCAGCGGCGTGAAGCTGCCCGCCGGCGAAATCGGCGAGCTGGTGCACGAGGCCAACCGCAACCGCGACGAAGCGGACCGGATCATCTACGTGGTGGATGGTGTGCACGGTTTCGGCGTGGAGGATGCGACCTTCGCCGACCTGGACTGCGACTTCTTCATCGCCGGCACCCACAAGTGGATGTTCGGCCCGCGCGGCACCGGCATCATCGTCGCCCGCTCCGAACAGCCAAAAGGCATCATCCCGACGGTGCCGACTTTCACCCAGGGCGAGAACTTCGGCACCCTCTTCACCCCCGGTGGCTACCACGCCTTCGAACACCGCCTGGCCCTCGGCGAGGCCTTCAAGCTGCACCTGCAACTGGGCAAGGCCGATGTGCAGGCGCGCATCCACCAGCTCAACGGCTACCTCAAGCAACGGCTGCTGGAGCACCCCAAGGTCCGGCTGGTGACCCCGGCCAGTCCGGAATTCTCCGCCGGCTTCACCTTCTTCCGCGTCCAGGGGCGCGACTGCGACAGCGTGGCCGCCCACCTGATGAAACACCGCGTGATCGCCGATGCCGTGGCGCGCGATGTCGGCGCGGTGGTGCGCCTGGCCCCGAGCCTGCTGAACAACGAAGCGGAGATCGACCAGGTGATGACGATCCTCGCCCCGCAGCTTTCCTGA